One Candidatus Saganbacteria bacterium genomic window, TCCTTTATTTCATTTCTACTCATCTCTTTTTTCTCCGATCTTGAAACGCAAATAGTCCCGGACCAGCCGTTCTTTGTGATCATCCCGCTCGCTCTAATATATAATTTTATCTCCGGGAACATTATTTCGTCCATGCTTGGCCTTGTTTCAGGATTTTCTATACTCTATACAATAGGATTTCTTGGAAAACTATATTACAAGAAAGATGTCCTGGGCGGCGGAGATATAAAATTAGCCGCCGCATTTGGAGTAAGCCTTGGATATCAAGGCTTATTCTTAGCATTACTGCTAGGATATTTTATTGGGGCCGCATCCGCGGCAATCCTTGTCATCCTCAAGAGAAAAACAATGAAAGATTACATCCCCTTCGCTCCGGCGCTTACAACCGGCGCGCTGGTTGCCCTTTTCTGGGGTAAATTTATTATTAATTATTATATTGCCAATTTCCTTTGAACTTGGTAGAATTAATTGATAAAAGATGCGAATTAGATTTTGGGCGATGTTATTGTTTGCAATTGCCTTATTTTATTTTTTATATCTTATAAGGGAAGACATATTACAGCGCAACGGGCTTATTTCGGAGCGTACTGCGCTTCTTGCAAGGATCAGTACAATTACGCAGAAGAACGATGAATTGTCGGACACCTTGGCAAAAAACGATAAAAATTTGGAAAGATTAGCCAGAGAAAGATTAAATATGGCCAAAAAAGGAGAAATTGTTTACAAAATATGCCGCTAGATATTGGCAGTGAAGTTGAAGGAAAGGTTACTGGAGTTACAAATTACGGCGCTTTTGTCGATCTTGGCAGCGGCAATGTAGGCTTGGTCCATATAAGCCAGGTTTCTGACACTTATGTCACGGACATCAACCAGCATCTAAAAGTCGGGGACATAATTAAAGTTAAAGTCCTAGGCCTCGTAAAAGAAGGCAAATACGACCTTTCGATCAAACTTGTCGGAAAACAGGCAAACCAAGGGTTTGCTGGAAGTTTCAAGGATAAGCGCAAGAAAGACGGCGGGAAAGAGAAGCCTCAACCGGGGTCGTTTGAAGACAAGATCACCCAATTCTTAAAGACCAGCGAGGAACGCCTCTTGGACATCAAACGCAACATCGAAGGCAAACAGGGAACCGCAAAGAAAAGACGCTGATTCTCTAAGCCCGGGTGCCCGCCAAAGGCGGATAAATTGGAA contains:
- a CDS encoding prepilin peptidase; translation: MFVNIFVFTAGLIVGSFLNVCISRLPEEKSVAYPPSHCPNCNKLINFYDNIPVLSYLILEGKCRTCKQPISLRYPIVELLTGFLFILINSLLGFGTCLSGRQVWDLGFYFYASFISFLLISFFSDLETQIVPDQPFFVIIPLALIYNFISGNIISSMLGLVSGFSILYTIGFLGKLYYKKDVLGGGDIKLAAAFGVSLGYQGLFLALLLGYFIGAASAAILVILKRKTMKDYIPFAPALTTGALVALFWGKFIINYYIANFL
- a CDS encoding S1 RNA-binding domain-containing protein, with product MPLDIGSEVEGKVTGVTNYGAFVDLGSGNVGLVHISQVSDTYVTDINQHLKVGDIIKVKVLGLVKEGKYDLSIKLVGKQANQGFAGSFKDKRKKDGGKEKPQPGSFEDKITQFLKTSEERLLDIKRNIEGKQGTAKKRR
- a CDS encoding septum formation initiator family protein; amino-acid sequence: MRIRFWAMLLFAIALFYFLYLIREDILQRNGLISERTALLARISTITQKNDELSDTLAKNDKNLERLARERLNMAKKGEIVYKICR